CTTTTCCGCCAGGCCCTCACGGTGGGCAAAAGGGCGCGTACGGAAACCGGCATTGACCAGAATTCGGTGTCCATCAGCTATGCCGCGGTGGAACTGGCCCGGCAAATTTTCGGCACGTTGCAGGATAGAACCGTGTTGATTATTGGCGCGGGCAAAATGAGCGAGCTCACGGCCCTCCACCTGGTATCCAACGGGGTGAGCGGCGTAATTGTATCCAACCGCTCTTATGAGCGGGCGGTGCGGCTGGCGGAAAAATTCGGCGGTCAAGCCGTGCGTTTTTCGGAATTGTTTAAATATATGCTGCGGGCCGACATTGTGATCAGCTGTACGGCCGCCACCCACTATGTGGTGCGCCTGGTCGAGATGCAGCAGGTCATGGAACAGCGCGGTCAGCGCCCGCTGATGATTATCGACATAGCTGTGCCCCGGGATGTGGATCCGGCCGTGGGTAACCTGCCCGGGGTGAAGCTGTATGATGTGGACGCGCTGCAGCACGTGATCGACCGCAACCTGGAGACGCGGCGCAAGGCCGCTTTGCGGGCGGAAAGCATCATTGAGCAGGAACTGGCCGGTTTTATGCAATGGCTGGGTAGCCTGTACGCCGTGCCCACCATCACGGCCCTGAAAAAGCTGGGCGAAGACATTAAACAGAAAGAACTGCGGCGGGCCTTCAACCGCCTGGGCGACCTTACGGATCACGACCGCAAGGTGATCGGTTCTCTGGCCAATTCCATTGTTAATCAATTGCTGCACATGCCTGTGGTGCGCCTGAAGGAATACGCCCTGACACCACAGGGGCAATTATATAATGAAGTGCTTTGCCATCTGTTTGACCTGCCCACCGGGGCGGAGGACAAGCCGAACATCCAGGCAGCACAAAAATGACAGGAGGACGGGGCATGGCCAAGACTATCCGCATTGGAACCAGAGAGAGCGCCCTGGCCATGTGGCAGGCGCGCTGGGTGCAGCAGCGGCTGGAGCAATTCTGGCCGGAGTACAGGTTTGAACTGGTGGGCATGAAAACCAAAGGAGACAAAATTCTGGACACCGCGCTGGCCCGCATTGGCGACAAGGGACTTTTTACCAAGGAACTGGAGCAGGCCATGCTGCGGGGGGAAATAGACCTGGCCGTGCACAGTATGAAAGACTTGCCGACCAAACTGCCGGCAGGTCTTTTCATTGCCGCGGTGTGCCAGCGGGAGTACCCGGGCGATGTGCTGGTTTCCCGCCGGGCGGCTCAGCTGGAACAGTTACCGCCGGGTGCCCGTATTGGCACCAGCAGCCTGCGCCGTCAGTCGCAACTGAAACATTACCGCGCCGACCTGAAGTTTATAACCGTGCGCGGCAATGTGCAGACCCGCCTGCGCAAAATGCAGGATCTGGATCTGGACGCCGTGGTACTGGCTTACGCCGGCCTGGCTCGCCTGGGTTTGGAGGAGCATATAACCCAGCGCCTGCCCTTCGATATTGTCCTGCCGGCCGTAGGGCAGGGCAGCATTGGTGTGGAGACGCGCCAGGACGACGAACTGATCTGCACTTTGCTTAAGCCGCTGGACCACTTCCCCAGCCGGGTGGCCATTACAGCCGAGCGGGCTTTTTTGCAAAAGTTGGAAGGCGGCTGCCAGGTGCCCATTGGCGCGCTGGGCCAGGTGCAGGGAGAACAGCTGACCCTGCAGGGCGTGGTGGCCAGCCTGGACGGCCGGGAACTGGTGCGCGACAGCATTGCAGGTTCCTGTGCCGAGGCCGGGGCGCTGGGTGCACAGCTGGCGGAAAAGCTCCTGGCCATGGGGGCGGAGAAAATTTTGCAGGATGCCAGACAGGAGTTTGAGAATAATGGGTGAAAACAAGAGGGGAAAAGTCTACCTGGTGGGCGCCGGGCCGGGCGACCCGGGCCTGATCACAGTGAAGGGGCGGGAGTGTATTGCCCGGGCCGATGCCCTGGTCTATGACCGCCTGGCCGGGCCGCGCCTGCTGGCCTATGCCCGGCCCGATGCCCGGCTGTACTATGTGGGCAAAAGCCCGCAGCGGCACGCACTCAAGCAGGAGGAAATCAACGCCCTGCTGGTGGAACTGGCCGGGCAAGGCCTGGTGGTCACCCGCCTCAAGGGCGGCGATCCTTTTGTCTTTGGCCGGGGTGGGGAAGAAGCCCTGGCGCTGGCCCGGGCCGGCATTGAATTCGAGGTGGTGCCGGGGGTGACTTCGGCCGTGGCCGTGCCGGCTTACGCCGGTATTCCGGTCACCCAGCGGGGGATGACCTCCACCCTGGGCATAGTTACCGGTAACGAGGATCCGGGAAAAGAAAGTACCGACCTGGACTGGGCCGGTATCAGCAGCATGGGTACGGTGGTCTTTTTAATGGGTATGGCCAACCTGCCGGCCATTGTCAGGCAACTGCTGGCCCACGGCCGTTCGCCCGATACTCCGGTGGCCGTAATTCGCTGGGGTACCCGCCCCGAACAGGCTGCTTTAACCGGCACACTGGCCGACATTGTGGACCTGGTGCGGGAACATAACTTTACCAATCCGGCGGTGATTGTGGTGGGCCAGGTGGTTTCCTTAAGGGAGCAACTGGCCTGGTTTGAGAAAAAACCTCTCTTTGGCCGGCGGGTGCTGGTCACCCGTTCCCGGGAACAGGCCAGTGCTCTGTGTGCCGCTGTGGAACAACTGGGCGGGGAGCCCATTGAGTTTCCCGTCATCCAGATTGTGGATCCGGAAAGCTACGCGCCGCTGGACCGGGCCATAGCCCGGATCCGCCGCTACCACTGGATTATTTTCACCAGCGCCAACGGCGTTCGCTATTTCTTCCGCCGCCTGTGGGAGCAGGGTGGCGATGTGCGGGATTTGCAGGGTATTAACATTGCCGCCATCGGGCCGCAGACCAGGTTGGCGGTGGAAAGATATGGTATCCGCGTAGCCTATGTGCCCGAGGAATACCGGGCAGAAGCGGTGGTGGATGGTCTGCGCGGCGGTCTGCAGTCCGGGCAGGCTGTGCTGTTGCCCCGGGCGGACATCGCCCGCGATGTATTGCCCCGGCAGCTGCGGCAGATGGGCCTGCAGGTGGACGAGGTTACGGCCTACCGCACGGTGGCCGGCGCGGGCAATGCCGATATGATACGGGAGTTGTTGCAGGCGGGGCAGATTGATTATGTCACTTTTACCAGTTCTTCCACGGTGCGCAATTTTGTCAGTGCGTTAAACCATCCGGATCTTCCCGGACTGCTGCAAAGCCGGGCAGTGAAGGTGGCGGCCATTGGTCCGGTGACAGCGCAAACTGCCCGGGAGCTGGGGCTGCCCGTGCACATCCAGGCCGGGCGGTACACCATTGAGGGGCTGCTAGAGGCCATTGTGAATGACGTGCGGGGGAGCGTTTAACTGCGGACAGAAAGGTTGTGTTATATATGATTAGCATCAGCAGGTTGTATTGCGGCGCTACCGGGTACGGAGACACGCTACGCTACGCACCGGGCGCTGCCGGGGCCAGGCACGGTGCCGTGCAGGGACATGGTCCGGTGGTGGTGTGGAACATGACCCGCAGTTGCAACCTGCACTGCCGTCACTGCTACTCCAGTTCCGAGACCAAACAATACGCCGGGGAAATGAGCACCCGGGAGGGACGGCAGTTCATCGAGCAGCTGGCCGCCTTCCGGGTGCCCGTGCTGCTGCTGTCGGGCGGGGAGCCGCTGACCAGGCCGGACTTCTTCGACCTGGTGCAATATGCTCTGCAGCTGGGTATCCGCGTTACGGTATCCACCAACGGCACGCTGATTACCCCGGACATGGCCCGGCAGTTGAAACAAGCCGGTGTGGGCTATGTGGGGATCAGCCTGGACGGGCTGGCCGAGGTAAACGACAGGTTCCGCGGCCGGCGGGGGGCGTTTCAAATGGCCCTGGACGGCATCCGCAACTGCCTGGCGGCAGGGCAGCGGGTGGGCCTGCGTTTTACCATCAACCGGCACAACTACCAGCAGGTGGACGACATTTTCCACCTGGTCAAAGAAGAAAACATCTCTCGCATTTGCTTTTACCACCTGGTCTACAGCGGGCGGGGCAGCAGCATGGTGGAGGAGGACATATCCCATCAGGAAACCCGGGCGGTGGTGGACAAAATCATGGCCCACACGGCGGCATTGCACGCGTCCGGGCGACCGGTGGAAGTGCTCACCGTGGACAACCACTGCGATGCCATTTACCTGTACCTGAAGCTGAAAGAGCAGGACGAGCAGGCGGCGGCCAGGGCGCGGGAGTTGCTGCTGGTAAACGGCGGTAACCGCTCGGGAGTGGCCATCGGGGCCGTGGACTGGGCCGGCAATGTCTACCCCGACCAGTTCACCCGCCAGCATGTGCTGGGCAATGTTCTGCAAACGCCTTTCGCCAGTATCTGGCAGGGTGACCATCCCCTGTTGCGCGGTTTGCGGGAGCGCAAGCGGTTGCTCAAAGGGCGCTGCGCCGCCTGCCGCTGGCTGGACTATTGCAACGGGAACTTCCGGGCCCGGGCCGAGGCGGTAACCGGCGATTTCTGGGCCGCCGACCCGGCCTGTTATCTGACCGACGAGGAGATCGGCATTTCAACTGAATCATGAGTAGGTATCTAAAGATTTGCGTGTCAATAATGTTTAAGTTAAAAGAGGGGTGGCTGTGATGACCATGGTAAAACGCCCCCGCCGCCTGCGGGAAAACGCCGTGCTGCGCCGCATGGTGCAGGAACACGAGCTGCACATAACCGACCTGGTTTACCCGCTGTTTGTGGCCGAGGGCAGCGGCCTGCGCCGGGAAGTGCCCTCCATGCCCGGTATCTGCAACTATTCCCTGGACACCCTGCCGGAAGAACTGGAAAGGGTGAGCCGGGCCGGGGTGGAGGCGGTGATCCTCTTCGGCATTCCGGCGCACAAGGATGAAAAGGGCAGCGGCGCTTATGACGAAAACGGCATTGTGCAGCAGGCCGTGCGGCTGATCAAGCAGCAGTATCCCCAGTTGCTGGTGATCACCGATGTTTGCTTGTGCGAGTACACCAGTCACGGCCACTGCGGCCTGGTGCAGGGTGGCCGGGTGCTCAATGACAACACCCTGCCTTTGCTGGCCAGGACAGCCCTGTCCCATGCGTGGGCCGGGGCTGATGTGGTGGCGCCCAGCGATATGATGGACGGCCGGGTGGCGGCCATCCGGGCCAAGCTGGACAGCGAAGGATACCAGCACATCCCCATCATGTCCTATGCCGTGAAATACGCTTCGGCTTACTACGGCCCCTTCCGGGAGGCGGCCGGTTCGGCCCCCCAGTTTGGCGACCGTCGCTCCTACCAGATGGACCCGCCCAATGGGCGGGAGGCCCTGCGGGAAGCGGCCCTGGACATTGAGGAAGGGGCGGACATCATCATACTCAAACCTGCTCTGGCCTACCTGGATGTGGTACGCCAGTTGCGGGACAATTTCCCCGTGCCTTTGGCGGTGTACAATGTGAGCGGTGAGTACGCCATGGTCAAAGCGGCCGCCGCCCGGGGCTGGCTGGATGAGCGCCGGGTGGTGCTGGAGACGCTGACCGGGATGAAGCGGGCCGGGGCGGATATTATCATCACCTACCATGCTCTGGACGTGGCCGGATGGCTCAAGGAAGGCTGGTGAGAGTGAAGAGTGCTGGTTTCCTGGAATACTACCAACAGCTGCAACCTGGCTTGCCGGCACTGTTACCGCGATGCGGGGGAGGCCAGCAAGCAGGAGCTGACCACCGAGGAAGCATTGCGTCTTATTGACGGTATTGTGGCCGCGGGATTCAAAATCATGATTTTCAGCGGAGGCGAACCGCTGATGCGGCCCGATATTTTATATTTGATTGAATACGCGGCGCGGCAGGGCCTGCGCCCCGTGCTGGGCAGCAACGGCACGCTGATTGATGGCAGTATGGCACAAAAGCTGAAAAAGGCCGGTCTGGCCGTGGCCGGTATCAGCCTGGACAGTATTCACCGGCAGGAGCACGATGAGTTCCGGGCGGTGCAGGGCTGCTGGCAGGCGGCCCTGGACGGCATGGCCGCCTGCCGGGAGGCCGGGCTGCCTTTTCAGGTACATACCACAGTGATGGACTGGAACTACCGGCAGGTGCTGGCGGTTACCGATCTGGCCGTGCAGGCGGGCGCCCGCGGGCACCACATCTTTTTCCTGGTCCCCACCGGGCGGGGCGTGAACATTGCCGCGGCTTCGCTGCAGGCGCAGCATTATGAGGATTTGCTGCGGGATATTTTACAAAAACAGGCAACCGTGCCCATTGAACTGAAGCCCACCTGTGCTCCCCAGTTCATGCGCCTGGCCCGCCAGATGAACGTGCCCGTGCGCTTTTCCCGCGGCTGTCTGGCCGGCATCTCCTACTGCATCATCAACCCCGTGGGGGACGTGCAGCCCTGTGCCTATATGGAAGTGGTGGCCGGCAATGTGCGCCGGGAAGAGTTTTCCCGCCTCTGGGCGGAGAGCCCGGTGTTTTTGCGCCTGCGCAGCATGCAGTACAGCGGTGGCTGCGGCCTGTGCCAGTACCGCAAGGTGTGTGGTGGTTGCCGGGCCCGGGCCCTTTATTATCACGGCGACTACATGGCGGAAGAACCCTGGTGCCTGTACCGGGAAAGCTTGAGCGGCAGGGAGCTGGCGAAAAATGAGTGAAAGCAAAGGGCACGCTTTATCCCGGGTGGGTGGTGATCCCGGAGTAGAGATGGACGACCTGGACCGGCAGCTTTTAGACCTCATCCAGAGCGATTTTCCGCGCGTGTCCCGCCCCTACCTGGCACTGGCGCAACAACTGGGAACCACGGAAGAAGAAGTGCTAAAGCGCCTGGCCCGGATGGTGGAAAAAGGCATCATCCGCCGCCTGGGGGGGATTTTTGACTCCCGCCGCCTGGGGTATACAGGCACGCTTTGTGCCCTGCATGTGCCAGAGGAACGGATTGAGGAAGTGGCCCGGGTGATTAACTCCTATCCCGGGGTGACGCATAACTACCTGCGCGAGCACCGCCTGAATATGTGGTTTACCCTGCTCGCCCCCGGCACCGAGCATCTGGAAAGGATTATTGCCGAGATCAAGGCCCAAACGGGCATCGCGGAAATCCATTCCCTGCCGGCGGAAAAGATTTTCAAAATTAAGGTTAAGTTTCGCTTAACAGATGCAGGTGAGGTATAAAAATGCTGGATCAGATGGACCGGCAAATAGTCCGGCTTTTGCAGCGGGGACTGCCTCTGGTGCCCAGACCCTACCAGGTGCTGGCCGACCAGCTGGGCATTAGTGAGCAGGAAATGCTGGAAAGAATTGAGCGGATGCTGGCCGACGGGCGGATGCGCCGGCTGGGAGCGGCCCTGCGGCACCGGGAGCTGGGATTTACGGCCAATGCCATGATCGTCTGGCGGGTGCCACCGGAAAGGGTGGATGAGGTGGGCCAATATTTCGCCGCCTGTCCCGAGGTGACCCACTGCTATTTGCGCCGTTGCCCGCCGGGCTGGCCTTACAATATTTTCACAGTTATTCACAATACCAGCCGGCAGGCCTGCCGGGAACTGGCCGCACGCCTGGCGGCGGCCACCGGGCTGAAGGACTACCAGCTGGTGTTCAGCACCCATGAGCTGAAAAAGAGCAGCATGTGCTATTTTGAAGAAGATTAGCGAGGTGGGAAAAATGCAGGATGCCATCTCCCGGCAGCTGTTTGCCGAGGCGGCGCGCTATATGCCGGGCGGCGTGAACAGCCCGGTGCGGGCTTTTCGGGCCGTGGGCCGGGATCCGGTCTTTATCAAGCGGGGACAGGGCGCGTTGCTTTATGACGAGGACGGCAATGTTTATATTGATTATGTGAATTCCTGGGGGCCGTTGATCCTGGGCCACCGGCATCCGGCGGTAGTGGCAGCCATTCAGGATTGTTTGGAAATTGGCACCAGTTTTGGGGCGCCCACCCGCCAGGAGACCGAGTTGGCCCGCCTGATTGTGGAAGCCGTGCCTTCGATTGAAATGGTGCGGCTGGTCAACTCGGGCACCGAGGCCACCATGAGCGCCCTGCGCCTGGCCCGCGCCTATACCAAACGGGACAAGATTATCAAATTTGCCGGTTGTTATCACGGCCATGCCGATATGCTGCTGATCAAAGCCGGCTCGGGCGCCCTCACCCACGGTGTGCCCACCAGCCCCGGTGTGCCGGCAGCGGCGGCCGCCGACACCATTGTGGCTCCTTTTAACAACCTGTCTGCGCTGGAGGAGATCTTCGCCCGGGTGGGCGAGCAAATCGCGGCCGTGATTGTGGAGCCTGTGCCGGGTAACATGGGCCTGGTGCCTCCCCGGCCCGGTTTTCTGGCCGGCCTGCGTGAGCTGACCACCCGTTACGGGGCCCTGTTGATCTTTGACGAGGTAATTACCGGTTTCCGTTTGGGCTGGGGCGGCGCGCAGGCCTATTACGGTGTGTTGCCCGACCTCACCTGTTTGGGCAAAATCATCGGCGGCGGTCTGCCAGTAGGGGCCTACGGGGGGCGGCAGGAAATCATGTCCCTGGTTTCTCCCGCCGGTCCGGTGTACCAGGCCGGCACCCTTTCGGGCAACCCGCTGGCCGTATCGGCCGGTCTGGCCACTTTAAAGGTGCTCCAGCAACCGGGTGTGTATGAGGAGCTGGAACGCAAGGCGGCCCTGCTGGCCGGGGGTCTTAAGGAAGCGGCCCGCAGTGCCGGTGTACCCGTGTACTGGACCAGGGTGGGCTCCATGCTGTGCGGCTTTTTTACCGAGCAAACCGTGGTGGATTACGATACCGCCCTTACAGCGGATACACGCCGCTATGCGGTGTACTTCCAGGCTATGCTGGAGCAGGGCATCTATCTGGCGCCGGCCCAGTTCGAGGCGACTTTTGTCTGCACAGCGCACACCGACGAGCAGATTGAGCACACGGTGGCGGCGGCCCGGGTGGCCATGCAGCGGGTGGCCGAACTTGAAAAATAGTGCTTGTCACTTTACATGCGTGAATATATAATTAAAACTGAAAATTTCTTAAGACTATGCTGTAATGACTTCAAACGGGGCAGGGGATGCCAATGAGTATGATGCAAGATGGAGGGGGTTGTCCGGCCAACCACCGGGCAGGTCTGGAGGAAATCCTGGCCCGGTATGCCCGGCAGCCTGCCCATCTGCCCCTGGTGATCCAGAAAATTCACGAGCTGTTGGGCCATGTGCCCGATGACGTTTTACCCCGGGTAGCCGATGTTTTACAGGTGACGCTGGCCGATGTCTATGCGGCCGTTTACCAGCACCTGCTGGCTCGCAAGCCCGCCGGTCAGCATGTGATTTACGTCTGCGAGGGCACTTCCTGTTACCTGCGCGGCGCGCGGCAAATTCTGGAGGAATTTGTGGCCCGCCTGGGTGTGCAGCCGGGGGAAACCACGCCCGATGGCCTTTTTTCGCTGGAAATCGGCCGCTGTTTCGGGGCCTGTGCCCTGGGGCCGGTGGTGGTGGTGGATCAGGAAGTATATCCGCGCATGGAGCCGCAAAAAGTGGTCGCGTTACTGGAAAAATACCGGCAGGAGGCCAGACCGGCCTGCCATTGAGAGCTGTGACTGCCTGACCGGCAGGGAATTTTTCCCCACCGGGAGGGTGACAAATAAATACTTCAACCCTGCGGCAGACGGGCTTTTTGCGCCTGTGGTCAAGGGGCAAGGAGGGTGATTCTTGCCTTTTTCGGCCTGTTTTCCGCGGGAAAACAGGCCGTTTTAATTTTGCGGGAGGGAAGGATTGTGGGTGTTACGGGAGAACAGCGCATTGGTGTGATTGGGATTGTAATTGAGGACCGGGCCCAGGCCCCCCGGGTGAACAGCATCTTGAGTTCTTATGCGGATGTAATTGTGGGCCGCATGGGCATACCCTACCGGGAAAAGGGCCTGGCGGTGATTTCGTTAATTGTGGATGGCAGCACGGACCAGATCGGGGCGCTGACCGGCAAGCTGGGCCAGTTGAGCGGGGTGCAGGTGAAGAGCGCCCTGGTGACCCGGTAAGTACTTAGTACTGAACAGCTAATGCTTTGCAGGTGTGTCCATCCTGAGCGAGCCCGTCTGGAGTACCGGTTGCAGCACCCGGTGAGGGAGCGTTAGCGGGCCGGGAGGCGCGGACAGGACGTCCGCGCCAGCCCTAGCTTTCGACAGGATGTCGAATCTGGGGCGGCCCGGCCCGCCCGCGACCGAGTCGATGGTGCTACCCGGTACGGAATTCGGGCGAGCGAAGGATGTACACCCGCGATTGGCAAGTTTAAAACTAAGATGTAGTGTTAGGAAATGGTGGGTATTGATGAGTGACAGAAACCAATGGCGTATGGAAAAAGACCTGCTGGGGGAACTGCCCGTGCCGGTGGCTGCTTATTACGGCATTCACACAGTGCGGGCGGCGCAAAATTTCGCTGTGAGCGGGCAGCGGGTACATCCGGCTTTGCTGAGCGCGCTGGCCGAGGTCAAGGCGGCGGCGGCGCTGGCCAACTGGCGCTGCGGTTTGCTTCCGGAAAAGATTGCCATGGCCATTGTTCAGGCTGCCCGGGAGGTAGTCCGGGGCGAACTGGCCGACCAGTTTATTGTGGACGCCCTGCAGGGCGGGGCGGGCACTTCCACCAACATGAACATGAACGAGGTGCTGGCCAACCGGGCCATTGAGCTGCTGGGCGGGAGCCGGGGCGATTATCACCTGGTTCACCCCCTGCACCACGTCAACCTGAGCCAGTCCACCAATGATACTTACCCCACGGCGCTGCGCATTGCCGCCATCCGGCTGGTGCTGGATCTGAGCGAAGCCATGGCTGAGCTGCAAAGTGCCCTGCAGGAAAAAGAAGCGGCATTTGCGGGGGTACTCAAGCTGGGGCGCACCGAATATCAGGATGCCCTGCCCGTGACTCTGGGGCAGGAGTTTGGGGCCTTCGCCGAGGCGGTGGCCCGGGACCGCTGGCGGCTGTACAAGGTGGAGGAGCGCCTGCGCCAGGTCAACCTGGGGGGCACGGCGGTGGGCACCGGGCTGAATGCGCCGCGCTGTTACATTTACCATGTGATTGAGGAATTGCGCCGCCTGACCGGCCTGGGGCTGGCCCGGGCGGAGAACACGGTGGATCTGACCCAGAACGCCGATGTTTTTGCCGAGGTTTCCGGACTGGTAAAAGCGGCGGCGGTCAATCTGGCCAAGATCTGCGGCGATTTGATGTTCCTGGCCTCGGGACCGGCCGGCGGCCCGGCCGAAATCAACCTGCCGGCCTGTCAGGCGGGTTCCTCCATCATGCCCGGTAAAGTCAACCCGGTGATACCGGAAATGGTCACCCAGGTATCTTACCAGATCATGGGGGCGGATCAGGTCATTGCCCTGGCCTGCGCCAGCGGCCGGCTGGAACTGAATGCCTTTCTGCCCCTGGTGGCGCACAATTTGCTGCCCGGTCTGGAAATACTGGCCCGGGCGGTCCGGCTGCTGGCCGGGAAATGCGTGGCCGGGATCACGGCCAATGTGCAACGCTGCCGGCAGTGGCTGGAGGAGAGCAATGTGCTGGTCACCGCCCTGGTGCCCTATCTGGGGTATGAGCGGGCCAGCAATCTGGCCCGCCAGGCTGGTCAGGAGAACAAAACCATCCGGCAGCTGGTGCTGGAACAGGGACTGCTGAGCGAGGAGCAGTGGGCCGAGATCACCCGGTCCCGGGAATTGACCCGGCCCGGCATTGCCGGGGCGGCGGCTTTGAAAAACCTGTTGTCCGGGGCGGGGGCTACACAAAATATGGCCGGGGAGGGAAGCAGCCATGCATGATACGCCGCGGGGAGATCGATTGCACATTGCCCTGTTTGGCCGGCGCAATGCCGGCAAGTCCAGCCTGATCAACGCCCTGACCGGGCAAAACCTGGCCATTGTGTCTCCCGTGGCCGGGACCACCACCGACCCGGTCTATAAGGCCATGGAAATTCTGCCCATTGGCCCTGTGGTGCTGATTGATACGGCGGGGCTGGACGACGAGGGGGAACTGGGCCGGATGCGGGTGGAAAAAAGCCTGGGTGTGCTGGACAAGGCCGACCTGGCCCTGCTGGTGGTGGATCCGGCCCAGGGCGTGGGTGAGACAGAGCGACAATTGCTGGAAATGGCGGCGGCCCACGGATTGCCTGTGCTGGGCGTGTTCAATAAAATGGACCGGCCGGAGAGCGAGGCGGCGACCCGGGGTTTGGAACTGGCCGGAGTGCAGGAGTGGGTGCGGGTGAGCGCCCTGACCGGCCAGGGGATGGCCCAGCTCAAACAGGCCATTGTGCGGGCCGCCCCCAGAGAGTGGACGGCGCCCACCATTGCCGGTGATTTGGTGCCGCCCGGCAAGCTGGCCGTGCTGGTGGTGCCCATTGATCTGGCGGCACCCAAGGGGCGGTTGATTCTGCCCCAGGTGCAGACCATCCGCGACTTGCTGGACCACGACTGCCTGACCATGGTGGTCAAAGAGAGAGAGCTGCGGGCGGCCATTCAGCAGCTCAAAGAACCCCCCGCCCTGGTGATCACCGACTCGCAGGCCTTTTTGAAGGTGGATGCCGATACACCGCCCGGTGTGCCGCTGACCTCTTTTTCCATCCTTTTTGCCCGCTACAAGGGTGACCTGGCTACCCTGGTACGGGGGGCGCTGGCGGTGGAACAACTGCTGCCGGGGGACAGGGTGCTGATTGCCGAAGCCTGCACCCACCACCGGGTGGCCGACGACATCGGCACGGTGAAAATACCCCGCTGGCTGCGCCAGCGGGTGGGGGGAGACCTGCATTTCGAGTGGAGCAGCGGCATATCCCTGCCCGGCCGGCTGGATCAATACAAGTTGATTGTGCACTGCGGCGCCTGCATGATCAACCGGCGGGAGATGCTCAGCCGGATCATGACCGCCCAGGAGGCCGGTGTGCCCATTGTGAACTACGGGGTGCTGATTGCTTATTTGCACGGCATTTTGCGCCGCGCCCTGGCTCCCTTCCCGGATGTGCTGGCCCTGCTGGACCAGGAAGAGGTGTATTAAATGGGAAACATAGCAGCGGCACTGGCGCAAATCAGGCAGGGCCGGGTGGAGCAAGCGGCTTTGG
This window of the Desulfurispora thermophila DSM 16022 genome carries:
- the ahbB gene encoding siroheme decarboxylase subunit beta, whose translation is MLDQMDRQIVRLLQRGLPLVPRPYQVLADQLGISEQEMLERIERMLADGRMRRLGAALRHRELGFTANAMIVWRVPPERVDEVGQYFAACPEVTHCYLRRCPPGWPYNIFTVIHNTSRQACRELAARLAAATGLKDYQLVFSTHELKKSSMCYFEED
- the hemL gene encoding glutamate-1-semialdehyde 2,1-aminomutase, giving the protein MQDAISRQLFAEAARYMPGGVNSPVRAFRAVGRDPVFIKRGQGALLYDEDGNVYIDYVNSWGPLILGHRHPAVVAAIQDCLEIGTSFGAPTRQETELARLIVEAVPSIEMVRLVNSGTEATMSALRLARAYTKRDKIIKFAGCYHGHADMLLIKAGSGALTHGVPTSPGVPAAAAADTIVAPFNNLSALEEIFARVGEQIAAVIVEPVPGNMGLVPPRPGFLAGLRELTTRYGALLIFDEVITGFRLGWGGAQAYYGVLPDLTCLGKIIGGGLPVGAYGGRQEIMSLVSPAGPVYQAGTLSGNPLAVSAGLATLKVLQQPGVYEELERKAALLAGGLKEAARSAGVPVYWTRVGSMLCGFFTEQTVVDYDTALTADTRRYAVYFQAMLEQGIYLAPAQFEATFVCTAHTDEQIEHTVAAARVAMQRVAELEK
- a CDS encoding NADH-quinone oxidoreductase subunit NuoE family protein, which translates into the protein MSMMQDGGGCPANHRAGLEEILARYARQPAHLPLVIQKIHELLGHVPDDVLPRVADVLQVTLADVYAAVYQHLLARKPAGQHVIYVCEGTSCYLRGARQILEEFVARLGVQPGETTPDGLFSLEIGRCFGACALGPVVVVDQEVYPRMEPQKVVALLEKYRQEARPACH
- a CDS encoding TM1266 family iron-only hydrogenase system putative regulator encodes the protein MGVTGEQRIGVIGIVIEDRAQAPRVNSILSSYADVIVGRMGIPYREKGLAVISLIVDGSTDQIGALTGKLGQLSGVQVKSALVTR
- a CDS encoding aspartate ammonia-lyase — protein: MSDRNQWRMEKDLLGELPVPVAAYYGIHTVRAAQNFAVSGQRVHPALLSALAEVKAAAALANWRCGLLPEKIAMAIVQAAREVVRGELADQFIVDALQGGAGTSTNMNMNEVLANRAIELLGGSRGDYHLVHPLHHVNLSQSTNDTYPTALRIAAIRLVLDLSEAMAELQSALQEKEAAFAGVLKLGRTEYQDALPVTLGQEFGAFAEAVARDRWRLYKVEERLRQVNLGGTAVGTGLNAPRCYIYHVIEELRRLTGLGLARAENTVDLTQNADVFAEVSGLVKAAAVNLAKICGDLMFLASGPAGGPAEINLPACQAGSSIMPGKVNPVIPEMVTQVSYQIMGADQVIALACASGRLELNAFLPLVAHNLLPGLEILARAVRLLAGKCVAGITANVQRCRQWLEESNVLVTALVPYLGYERASNLARQAGQENKTIRQLVLEQGLLSEEQWAEITRSRELTRPGIAGAAALKNLLSGAGATQNMAGEGSSHA
- the hydF gene encoding [FeFe] hydrogenase H-cluster maturation GTPase HydF, with amino-acid sequence MHDTPRGDRLHIALFGRRNAGKSSLINALTGQNLAIVSPVAGTTTDPVYKAMEILPIGPVVLIDTAGLDDEGELGRMRVEKSLGVLDKADLALLVVDPAQGVGETERQLLEMAAAHGLPVLGVFNKMDRPESEAATRGLELAGVQEWVRVSALTGQGMAQLKQAIVRAAPREWTAPTIAGDLVPPGKLAVLVVPIDLAAPKGRLILPQVQTIRDLLDHDCLTMVVKERELRAAIQQLKEPPALVITDSQAFLKVDADTPPGVPLTSFSILFARYKGDLATLVRGALAVEQLLPGDRVLIAEACTHHRVADDIGTVKIPRWLRQRVGGDLHFEWSSGISLPGRLDQYKLIVHCGACMINRREMLSRIMTAQEAGVPIVNYGVLIAYLHGILRRALAPFPDVLALLDQEEVY